The following coding sequences lie in one Acidobacteriota bacterium genomic window:
- a CDS encoding DNA-directed RNA polymerase subunit beta': MPVTFDEVRIGLASGDQIRAWSFGEVKKPETINYRTLKPEKEGLFDERIFGPSRDWECSCGKYKRVRFRGVVCERCGVEVTRAKVRRERMGHIELAAPVTHIWFFKGVPSRLGYLLDMSPKELEKVIYFAAYLITHVDEDRRAQDLGELEEATHHELALIEDEFVEWKEARLERLELELSGMEDADAPAQEINQRRKEVTRDIQDREERAKVESGLLREAFDTFRTLKPKQLIESEQLWRELIDRYGDYYDGGMGAEWVKDIIGRMDLHAEIESLRADLDAKSQQRRQRAMKRLKVVTPFADGKNDPRDMVLTAVPVLPPDLRPMVQLDGGRFATSDLNDLYRRVINRNNRLKRLLDLGAPEIIVNNEKRMLQEAVDALFDNGRRGRAVTGPGNRPLKSLSDMLKGKQGRFRQNLLGKRVDYSGRSVIVVGPQLLLHQCGLPKLMALELFKPFVMKRLVDLDLAQNIKAAKRMVERRRAQVWDVLGDVIEEHPVLLNRAPTLHRLGIQAFEPVLVEGKTIQLHPLVCEAFNADFDGDQMAVHLPLSAEAQAEARVLMLSTNNLLSPASGRPIATPAQDMVIGMYYLSMIVEDAKGAGRAFSSVNEAMMAYDMSDISLHAPVRIRVGSLAGSSEQHAALKRSIGYLITDEPVDGDILLDTTIGKAILNSVFPDDFPYVNTSVIKSDLRAIIEEIIAIYDKPAVAHTLDSIKEIGFEYATRAGLTIGLEDVKTPSSKKKIIAGYDKRAEKVEKQFSKGIITNDERRAELIEIWTEATDEVKEAMQETLESDRFNPIDMMVRSGARGNMQQLRQIAGMRGLVANPKGDIIPQPIKANFREGLSVLEYFISTHGARKGLADTALRTADSGYLTRRLVDVAQEVIVHADESDDIGLVIPIREDGKPIRSLRNRIYGRILAEDVKIGAKLFTFGDGRKLRAGEMIDRDAMYGLSEAEEILSIRVRSPLTDQSEYGISQMSYGLSLATGKMVEIGEAVGIMAAQSIGEPGTQLTMRTFHTGGVAGIDITHGLPRVVELFEARAPKGKAILAVHGGAVRIVEDEDGRRIVVSEKDVETEYPVTRRTRLRVADGDIVEPGEQLTEGPLDPKEVLEIRGVRAAQMYLVDQVQEVYRSQGVDIADKHIEIIVSQMLRRVRIVASGDSSFLPADLIAVQKFRATNKELVEEGKQPAEGRPELMGITKASLATDSWLSAASFQETTRVLTEASLQAKSDFMRGLKENVIIGKLIPAGTGFPKYQTIQPHVPEASVMTALGIFGEDIPESVDDSLPANPAEWLASLGAQTTEPAEAAASSDGSDSSDSSDE, encoded by the coding sequence ATGCCAGTAACGTTTGACGAAGTCCGAATCGGCCTTGCTAGCGGTGATCAGATCCGCGCATGGTCCTTTGGAGAAGTGAAAAAGCCAGAGACCATCAACTACCGGACCCTAAAGCCGGAGAAGGAAGGTCTTTTCGACGAACGTATCTTTGGCCCATCGAGGGACTGGGAATGTAGCTGCGGTAAGTACAAGCGAGTTCGATTCCGCGGCGTTGTATGCGAACGCTGTGGCGTTGAGGTAACCCGCGCCAAAGTGCGTCGCGAACGCATGGGTCACATCGAGTTGGCGGCGCCGGTCACACACATTTGGTTCTTCAAAGGTGTCCCGTCGCGTCTCGGCTACCTACTGGACATGTCCCCGAAGGAACTCGAGAAGGTCATCTACTTTGCGGCCTATCTCATCACCCATGTTGACGAGGATCGCCGCGCCCAGGACTTGGGTGAGCTTGAAGAGGCGACCCATCACGAGCTGGCGCTCATCGAGGACGAGTTCGTCGAATGGAAAGAGGCGCGTCTCGAACGTCTTGAGCTTGAGCTTTCTGGGATGGAAGACGCAGACGCTCCTGCACAGGAAATCAATCAACGCCGTAAAGAAGTAACCCGTGACATCCAGGACCGCGAAGAGCGGGCCAAGGTCGAGAGCGGTCTTCTGCGCGAGGCGTTCGACACGTTCAGGACGCTGAAGCCGAAACAGCTCATCGAGTCCGAGCAGTTGTGGCGTGAGCTCATCGATCGCTACGGCGACTACTACGACGGTGGCATGGGGGCTGAATGGGTGAAGGACATCATCGGCAGGATGGACCTCCACGCTGAGATCGAGTCTCTGCGTGCCGATCTCGATGCCAAGTCACAGCAACGTCGCCAACGTGCAATGAAACGGCTCAAGGTTGTCACGCCGTTTGCTGACGGGAAGAACGACCCCCGCGACATGGTGCTTACCGCTGTACCCGTGTTGCCTCCCGACCTGCGTCCGATGGTTCAGCTCGACGGGGGTAGGTTTGCAACCTCAGACCTGAACGACCTGTACCGGCGTGTCATTAACCGCAACAACCGGCTGAAACGGCTTCTTGACCTTGGTGCCCCCGAAATCATCGTCAACAATGAAAAGCGCATGCTGCAGGAAGCTGTTGATGCCTTGTTCGACAACGGCCGTCGCGGCCGCGCGGTAACTGGGCCAGGCAACCGTCCGTTGAAGTCGCTGTCGGACATGCTGAAAGGTAAACAGGGGCGATTCCGACAAAACTTGCTTGGCAAGCGTGTCGACTACTCAGGTCGTTCTGTCATCGTTGTAGGTCCGCAGCTTCTGTTGCATCAGTGCGGTCTGCCCAAGCTGATGGCCCTTGAATTGTTCAAGCCGTTCGTGATGAAGCGGCTTGTCGATCTGGACCTCGCACAAAATATCAAGGCCGCAAAGCGTATGGTTGAGCGTCGCCGTGCTCAGGTGTGGGATGTGTTGGGCGACGTGATTGAGGAACACCCGGTGCTTCTCAACCGGGCTCCGACTCTTCACCGTCTCGGGATTCAAGCCTTTGAGCCGGTCTTGGTCGAGGGCAAGACAATCCAGCTCCATCCACTTGTGTGTGAAGCGTTTAACGCCGACTTCGACGGCGATCAGATGGCTGTCCACCTTCCGTTGTCTGCAGAGGCGCAGGCGGAAGCTCGGGTTCTGATGCTTTCAACAAACAACCTTCTCTCTCCTGCATCCGGCCGACCAATTGCGACGCCGGCACAGGACATGGTCATCGGCATGTACTACCTGTCGATGATTGTTGAAGATGCCAAGGGAGCCGGACGTGCGTTTTCAAGCGTGAACGAAGCAATGATGGCGTACGACATGAGTGACATTTCGTTGCATGCCCCCGTCAGGATTCGAGTCGGATCACTAGCGGGCAGCTCCGAGCAGCATGCTGCGTTGAAGCGCAGCATCGGGTATCTCATCACCGACGAACCTGTCGATGGGGACATCCTGCTCGACACCACAATCGGCAAGGCGATCCTGAACAGCGTATTCCCCGACGATTTCCCCTATGTAAACACGTCCGTGATCAAGTCAGATCTGCGCGCAATCATCGAGGAGATCATCGCTATTTATGACAAACCGGCTGTTGCGCACACCCTCGACTCCATCAAGGAGATCGGATTCGAGTACGCGACCCGGGCTGGTCTGACGATCGGGCTTGAGGACGTCAAAACCCCAAGCTCGAAAAAGAAGATCATTGCGGGTTATGACAAGCGCGCCGAAAAGGTCGAGAAGCAGTTCTCAAAGGGCATCATCACAAACGATGAGCGCCGCGCTGAACTCATTGAAATCTGGACCGAAGCGACAGATGAAGTGAAGGAGGCGATGCAGGAGACGCTTGAGTCCGACCGGTTCAATCCGATCGACATGATGGTGCGTTCCGGTGCTCGGGGGAACATGCAGCAGCTTCGACAGATTGCCGGCATGCGTGGGCTGGTCGCCAACCCGAAGGGTGACATCATTCCCCAGCCGATCAAGGCGAACTTCCGCGAAGGATTGTCCGTGCTGGAGTACTTCATCTCGACTCACGGAGCTCGCAAGGGTCTTGCCGATACCGCGCTGCGCACTGCTGACTCTGGCTATCTGACCCGTCGTCTCGTAGACGTCGCTCAAGAGGTCATCGTCCACGCAGACGAGTCCGATGACATCGGTCTTGTGATCCCCATTCGCGAGGACGGCAAGCCAATTCGCAGTCTGCGAAACCGCATATACGGCCGAATTCTGGCCGAAGATGTCAAGATCGGTGCAAAGCTGTTCACGTTCGGGGACGGGCGCAAGTTACGCGCCGGCGAAATGATCGATCGCGATGCGATGTACGGCCTGTCCGAGGCAGAAGAGATCCTCTCCATCCGGGTTCGGTCGCCGCTGACCGATCAGTCAGAGTACGGCATCTCTCAGATGTCATACGGGCTGAGCCTGGCGACCGGGAAGATGGTCGAGATCGGCGAAGCAGTCGGGATCATGGCCGCTCAATCAATTGGCGAGCCTGGGACTCAGCTCACGATGCGGACCTTCCACACCGGCGGTGTGGCAGGCATCGACATCACCCACGGACTCCCGCGCGTTGTCGAACTTTTCGAAGCGCGTGCGCCAAAGGGAAAGGCCATCCTCGCTGTACACGGCGGTGCGGTCCGGATTGTCGAAGATGAAGACGGGCGCCGGATCGTCGTTTCCGAGAAGGATGTCGAAACCGAGTATCCGGTGACCAGACGGACCCGACTGCGGGTTGCTGATGGCGACATTGTCGAACCTGGTGAGCAACTCACCGAGGGTCCTCTCGATCCGAAGGAGGTACTGGAGATTCGCGGCGTGCGAGCTGCGCAGATGTACCTCGTTGATCAGGTACAAGAGGTGTACCGGAGCCAGGGTGTGGACATTGCTGACAAGCACATCGAAATCATCGTGAGCCAAATGCTGCGCAGGGTACGGATCGTTGCGAGCGGCGATTCGTCTTTCTTGCCGGCAGACCTCATTGCCGTTCAGAAGTTCCGTGCAACGAATAAGGAATTGGTTGAAGAAGGGAAACAACCGGCCGAGGGTCGCCCAGAATTGATGGGGATTACCAAGGCGTCTCTGGCGACTGACTCGTGGTTATCCGCGGCTTCGTTCCAAGAGACCACACGCGTGCTCACAGAGGCATCGCTCCAGGCGAAGTCTGACTTTATGCGCGGTCTCAAGGAGAACGTCATCATCGGGAAGTTGATCCCTGCCGGGACCGGATTCCCGAAGTACCAGACCATTCAACCGCATGTGCCGGAGGCGTCTGTGATGACTGCCCTTGGCATCTTCGGCGAGGACATTCCCGAAAGCGTTGACGATTCCCTGCCGGCGAACCCCGCTGAGTGGCTGGCGAGTCTCGGTGCGCAGACGACAGAGCCTGCCGAGGCTGCCGCATCTTCGGACGGTTCAGATTCTTCAGACAGTTCAGACGAATAA